A stretch of the Papaver somniferum cultivar HN1 chromosome 6, ASM357369v1, whole genome shotgun sequence genome encodes the following:
- the LOC113289590 gene encoding U-box domain-containing protein 15-like, with protein MEGQILIPPPPPPGGGGESKERNLTNGSSNGGGGGGGGGLSNEEITVVQEMIDLIEAVGLYGDYRRSQRKDSYNLVRRMKLLIPLLEEIKEIENPIPEDALNCLSNLKKSLVCAKKLLKTCNEGSKIYLAFDSEGIMVRFHGCYDKISVALDEIPFDELNVSDEVKEQVELMRTQLKRAKRRTDTQDIELAMDMMVVFSKKDDRNADSAILERLAKKLELHTLPDLRAETVAVRKLVKERNGQQAESTQQIIDLLGKFKQVAGLEETDDVLADVPMPKTLEKCQSLAIPNEFLCPITLEIMTDPVIVASGQTYERESINKWFESNHRTCPATRQNLPHLSVAPNFALRNLILQWCEKNNFQLPKKEASADVEETTSEQQEEIVALIQNLSSTQLDEQRRAAKKIRMLSKENPENRVMIANAGGIPPLVQLLSYPDSKIQEHTVTALLNLSLDDSNKRTIATEGAIPAIIEVLQNGKIGARENSAACLFSLSMLDENKVAIGSMNGIPPLVDLLQHGTIRGKKDAATALFNLSLNQVNKARAIKAGALKPLLQLLVDKNLGMVDEALSILLLLVSHPEGRSAIGQLSFIETLVDFIREGTPKNKECAVSVLLELGLSNSSFVLAALQYGVYEHLNELARSGTNRAQRKANSLLQHMSKCEHIP; from the exons tatCAAATGAAGAAATTACTGTTGTTCAGGaaatgattgatttgattgaagcCGTTGGATTATACGGTGATTATCGAAGATCACAGAGGAAAGATTCGTATAATTTAGTTAGAAGAATGAAACTATTAATACCACTTTTAGAAGAGATTAAAGAGATTGAAAATCCAATTCCTGAAGATGCATTGAATTGTTTGAGTAATTTGAAAAAATCACTTGTTTGTGCTAAAAAATTGCTCAAGACTTGTAATGAAGGCAGCAAGATTTACTTG GCATTTGATAGTGAAGGAATAATGGTGAGATTTCATGGGTGTTATGATAAAATCAGCGTGGCTTTGGATGAAATTCCTTTTGATGAGCTCAATGTCTCGGATGAAGTTAAGGAGCAG GTGGAGTTAATGCGAACGCAGCTTAAAAGAGCAAAGAGACGGACGGATACCCAAGATATAGAACTTGCAATGGATATGATGGTTGTGTTTTCAAAAAAGGACGATCGAAATGCAGACAGTGCTATACTTGAAAGACTAGCAAAGAAGTTGGAGCTACATACATTGCCTGACTTGAGGGCGGAAACTGTAGCTGTCAGGAAACTAGTTAAGGAGAGGAATGGGCAACAGGCTGAGAGTACTCAGCAGATTATAGATCTTCTTGGTAAATTTAAACAGGTTGCTGGACTTGAAGAAACAGATGACGTCCTTGCTGATGTTCCTATGCCGAAAACTCTTGAGAAGTGCCAGTCTTTGGCAATTCCTAACGAGTTCCTATGCCCTATCACATTAGAAATCATGACAGATCCCGTCATTGTTGCATCAGGACAG ACTTACGAGAGGGAAAGCATAAATAAGTGGTTTGAGTCTAACCATAGAACCTGCCCGGCGACAAGGCAGAATCTGCCTCACTTATCTGTAGCTCCAAATTTTGCTCTTCGCAACCTAATTCTTCAATGGTGTGAGAAAAACAATTTCCAACTGCCAAAAAAGGAGGCTAGTGCAGATGTCGAAGAAACTACGTCTGAACAGCAGGAGGAAATCGTTGCCTTGATTCAAAATCTTTCTTCCACGCAGCTGGATGAGCAGAGACGCGCTGCAAAAAAGATACGCATGCTCTCGAAAGAGAACCCCGAGAACAGGGTTATGATTGCAAATGCTGGAGGAATCCCACCTCTGGTTCAACTCTTATCTTATCCAGACTCTAAGATCCAAGAGCATACTGTAACAGCTCTACTGAATTTGTCACTTGATGATTCAAACAAGAGAACTATAGCTACAGAAGGAGCAATTCCAGCTATAATTGAAGTGTTGCAAAATGGTAAAATTGGAGCTAGAGAGAATTCTGCAGCTTGTTTATTCAGTTTGTCCATGCTCGACGAGAATAAAGTTGCAATCGGCTCCATGAATGGAATTCCACCCTTGGTAGATCTATTACAGCATGGGACCATCAGAGGTAAAAAAGATGCTGCAACAGCGCTCTTTAACCTCTCTCTTAACCAAGTAAACAAGGCTAGGGCAATCAAAGCAGGTGCTCTTAAACCGTTACTTCAGTTACTTGTAGATAAGAACTTGGGCATGGTTGACGAAGCTCTCTCCATCTTGTTACTCCTCGTATCACACCCAGAAGGCAGAAGTGCAATTGGGCAGCTCTCCTTCATTGAAACTCTAGTTGACTTCATCAGAGAAGGAACTCCCAAGAACAAGGAATGTGCAGTATCCGTTCTGCTAGAGTTGGGATTGAGTAATTCATCTTTTGTTTTGGCGGCACTTCAGTATGGTGTATATGAGCACTTAAATGAGCTTGCAAGGAGTGGAACAAACAGAGCTCAAAGAAAAGCAAATTCTTTATTACAGCATATGAGCAAGTGTGAACACATTCCCTGA